Genomic DNA from Solanum dulcamara chromosome 4, daSolDulc1.2, whole genome shotgun sequence:
TCGTCTGTTGTCAGGTACATCCTCACTTATTTGAAATTCATCATGCTCGAATGCCTTTGCTTCTTGACATGGAAGAGGAGCCGGTCTACGTGAATGCAAAACAGTACCATGGAATTTTAAGGCGAAGACAGATAAGAGCTAAAGCAGAGCTTGAAAGGAAAGCCATTAAAGCGAGAAAGGTATAATCAGTATAGGGAAGCGCTTTACCCCCAATCTTTTTTTCCTAATGAGGAGTTGAATTATCTTATTTTGGACATATTCTTCATATCACTTGATTATTGGTATTAGTAAATGTATGAAGTTATAATCAGAAGACATGCCTAATATTGCTTCATAATTGGCTTAGTAACTAATATTGTTCCAGTCTCTTTTGAAAAGTTGAACAGTTAATGCTAACTAAGTAATGCAGTCTAATGCTAAGAAGATGAGGCTCTATTAGGAATGTAAAGCTTGAAATGGGTCACTAATAGCAGTAAGAACTACTATGCCTCAATCATGAACAGTTAGGGTTTTCTATAGGAATCTTTAGTGTCCATTTCACTTTATTTGGACCCTTTTCATTTCATTACCTAGTATTTTGTCTTGTAAGACGAATCAAGTTTTTTCCTCTTAAAACTAGAGGTTCTCTACCGACACTGACATACAATACAAACCCGTAGACAAAGGAAAAAGATTACTGGCAGAACGTGGGCCTAATGTAAGTGTCCCAGTGCAACTCTGTCATAATACCGCCGGTTAGTATCACCTATACAGCTCTTTTGTTTTCATTGTGTTTTCTTCTTCActataatcatatttttttggtttgaacTCTTGGCTAAATTCACATGGAGTTTAAGAGATTGTCGGTCTAAAGCTTACATTGCTGGTTCAAAACCCAGATAAAAGGAGGGTTGCGCAAAACTAGTCAAGTTATGATGAAATGGGTTGCTTACGTTATATGTAAATGTGCTATCTGCTTTAGAACATATGATAAAGATGCTGGTTTATACTATGAATTTGTGTTTTTTCGGACAATCATGAATATTCATGTTAGAGATAAGCACCTTGTTTTCCTGCATAGAGACTCTTCTAGCTTTATTAGTTTCAGCTCATATCATATGGAGTGAAGCTTCTATAACTTTGTTTTCCTTGTATCATTGGAAGTAGAATTGAAATGCGGATGCTTTTATAGTGTTAAAGTTATCCTGCCTTTTGGTTCCATTTGAAGAGCTCAGTTAGTTTCAAGGTCGGGTTTACCCTGTGAATGTGAATGATATTAGCCTTTATAATAAGGCAAATTTGATGATAAACCTTAATGGAAACATGTGGTGCTAGAATATCTGGTGATTTAGTGTGTGGTTGAGGGAGCTCTGTTCTGTACATTTTACAATATCTTTTCCAACTGATGTTCTACAAGGTAACTAAGGAAGGGAGACTAAATGAGAGAGATTTCCGGAACTCTTGCAGAACTAATTCTGTTAACGAAATGAGAGAGATTACTGGAACTCTTGCAGAACTAATTATGTTAATTTACATTATCGAACAATCATCTATTTAGAACAATGTCTAACTGGGTTCTGTCAGTTTTATGTAGAATAGCTTCCTTGATTATGTTAGTTGTCCCATATTTTATGACGTCGGTGCAGACAAcgtagaaaaagaagaaagaagggcAGAGATAGATAACATATTAAGTCTTCTCAGGACTTGTGACAAGCTTTCAATATATAGCTACCTTCCATAACCACATCAGTGTGCGACTCTAAGCTCTGCTTAATATTAACAAGGCTTAATACATCGACATCTCCTTAAAGTTGCCAACAAATTTCATTTAGACACTCAAGCTACAGTTTGTTCCAGTTGAGCACTATGATGAAGTGTTTCCTATTAAGACACTTTCGGTTCaaattttatgaatatttttgcatGCATTTTCAAGCGTCTATTAGGTAGTTAAGTTAACCACATAAAATACGTCACcttctttaattatacacatcaACCTCAATTGCAACATGCCTAAGGTTTTTTGTCTTGTTGAGGCTAAAGCATATAATCAAAGGAGGTGATTTATTTAAGTGATTAACTTATCTATGTAATAAACACTTGAGAATACATGCAGGTAACTTTTCCAAAATTTGAGCTTGACAATACACGCAGCAACTTCTCCAAAATTTGAGCTTGAAGTGTCTAATAGGAACATTTTATCATATGTTTAGGTGCTCAATTGGAATAGGTCGTAGTTCGAGTGTCTAAATGAGATTTACTTGACAAATTTAACTGGCTGTTGACGTATTCTATGCTCTTTTCTAGTACTTCTAAAATCAGTTCCATGTTCCGTTTCTAATGATTTTTGTTTATAATTTTGCTATGTAGCATGGGGATTTCTTAAGGTTTCTGTGTTTGTCATGACCCCATAGCCAACAACACATTGTCAATCGTGTCGGAGTAATATTGTTCCTTCATTGTTTAACCATCCAGTATGTGCTTGACATACTTCAAGCATGCCAGATAAGCACTACTTGTTATATGCCTTTTTTTCGTTTCCCTTGGAAGGTCAACCTAGACTTGTAAATTACTCTGACACAATTAGCAGCGACACACACAGAGTTCGAGATTTATATGTTATGTTGCCTCAGGTTTGCTATGTTTTCAGGTGTCAGACTTCAGTTCTCTGTATGATTTATAAATGTAGTAATAGGGTCTTCTAAAGGCAAATTTTTGTGTTCTGATTTGTTATATCTTGCTTTATTGAATTCAATATCAGCGGGCAAAAGTCTCCAAGATTTTCTCTACAAAAGGATCAGTATCATTCTTATAGTTTTTTCATATACTGTGAGAGGAGGAATTAAGATGTATTCTTGACTTGGTTTACCCTTATCAAGTGCAGAAATAACTTGTATGTGTGAAAGTCCTTCTGATGCTGTGCAAAAGGTGGCTATTATTAGCACTACTCTCTTATATACACTGAGAATAACATTAGATCAACAATTCTGTATGCAGATTGCTGCATTTGGCGTGTAGTTCCTATGATATGTCGTCACTTGTTTTGTGGAAGGATTGTTGATTAAACTTACATTGTTTTGTTTGTATTTGTTAGCCCTATTTGCATGAATCTCGGCATCAACACGCTATGAGAAGGGCTAGGGGATCTGGAGGCCGTTTTCTGAATACTAAAAAGCTGAATGACATGGACTGTACACGAGAGGAGACTAAAAAATATGGGGCAACCATTCCAACTCACTCTGGCAACTCGTCAGGTTCCGTGAGTTCTGATCAAGGGGGAAAGGAAGGACCTACAGTTCAAGATATGCACAAAGGACACAGCCACAGTTTCTCAACTGgcaatggccatggttcatctgtATATTTTGCCCAGAGCACTGGAAGTGAGCAAGGGAATGGCCACTACGGTCGTGGAAGCTGGAGCCTGCTGGTCAATCAGGCTTCTCGGGGGGCAGCATCCAGCAATTAAGAAGCTACTCTCCACTTGATGGAGGGGTCAGCCCAGCATTTTCTCATGACATGGGTCCAATTCTTGCATCGTTCATGCAGGCAATGCTGAACGTACATGCGAGGTAACTTCACTGTGGCATGGGGCTATGCTCAGGCAATTCATTCTTGGCTTGGTTACTTGTACTATATGAGCGGTGATGAGGAAGAAAAGATCATATGGCGAGATGCTACAAATTCGCCATTTATTTGTCTTTCCCCTCACCCTTTatgtaaataaagaaaaatatatgtcGAATGTAGGACTAGAAGCAGTTTGGAATCTGATACTACAAAATACTGCAGCATCTTGAATGTGTGTGGCTATTTGTTGGATGGGTTTGTAAAACTGACATACTATGAAGTTGCTTTTCTGCTGTTTGCTTGATTTTCCAATGAGGATCTGCAATCCTCTCGACCATTGAACACTTTTTCATCACTGAATGATTATGTCATTTTATCTATTACTCTTAAGGGGTCGTTTCATGCGAGGGACGAGAGATAATAATCTCGGGATAAAATGTAAGATTGTTTTATTGTGCATTTGTTTAGGggtattaattaattttaggataatgtATTCCACCATTTGTATTAccttctcatatatatatatatatagttagaaGAAAACAAGTCATTAGTCATGTAGGTGATTTCTTTTCTCAATTACTTGTGTAGTCTTTTATGgatagaaataaaattatcttgCACATGCCAAATGTTGCTATGATGAAAAATGAGTAATTTTGCAATTGTTTGTGCAAAAAGAATTAAAGTCTGCTCAAGTAGTTAAACTTCAACTGCAGAGAAGAAAATTCAGATTAATATTTGTCTAATATTCTTAaagtatattaaaaattaaaattaaaaataaaataagatccaccttttattaacataaaattttattacccgatgacataataaaataaataatagaaatatttttttagcacGATTTATTGTAGGGATAATTACAGTAGATGACCATTCGGtcattttaattatcaaaaaaggGCCATTCGATGTTTATTCATGTATACTCagtgtatattttatgtatagaaTGTATCttaatgtatattcagtgtatatctcatgtataagtaatctatattgtatagtcaatgtatactttctatgacttttgacaagatatattgtatagtcaccgtatattttttttatgatttttggctatttttatgtaaataaaacatgattatatttgttataaactaattagtttattgtatatatttaaaattgtccCATTATTATATGGCTCAATGGCAGAGCTTAATGTAATGGTTgtcttataatattttatttttattatataacaataataacgtactagtgtaatcccacaagtgggattTAGAATACGCGGGTGTACATTGTGTGGGGTAAAAAGAATGTTTCTGATAGACCATCGATTCAAGAAAAGTATTTTCAAGAACAAGTTTAACAAATACAAGAGTATAAGATATGATGAAAATTAGACAAATAGACTAATATAAGATGTGATTTTTTTCCTATAGAATTGATACTTAACTATTCCCTCTGTCCAATTTTATGTgacacttttttatttttagtccGTACTAAAAAGAATGTCACCTATTAAAATTCtctttttacccttaatgaaatgattctCAGCCACACAAATATGTAAAGATTGTGATAGACCACATGTTTCaaaagttttctttttcttcttaaataCCGTGTCAAGTCAAAGGGTGCCACataaaatgaaaagaagaaaatagtaTTTCCTCTCTCCCATATTAGATGgacactttttattttatacggtgattaagaaatcattaatagattgattaattttactattttgccCTTTGTTCATATCAATGTCATATACATAGAGTATATAAATAACTATTATTGAGAATTATTGACATTCAAATGGCCATATTAATTGCAGGAGtacaataaaaaaaacttaattaattctatcttgatttagtaagtgatcaagtaatatgagaCAAACATTTTTAGTAAGACTTTCATCTAATATGAGACGGCGGGAGTACTTTAGAAGACCATTAATGTAAATTAtcttaatgtttttttttgtttcccaCCCTGTGTCTGGAGTTCATGGAGCCCCAACTAAATTCGGATCACGCACTGCAGGGCCTATTTGGGGGTTGCGCTtcaacatgatttttttcatatccAAGTCTCAAAACCGATACCTCTGATTAAGGGTGAAACAATCCCACCTGTACACCACAATCCATGATGGTATCTCAATGTTTTACTTGAATAAACATGTGATGCaaggaaaaataagaaaattataccTAAAAGTGCAAATTTATTCTTGTTGTTCAATAAGATCAAATTTATCCTTGTATTTTGAAAAGTAGTCAAATTTAACCCTATACTTTGTGTGTATCATTGTCTCCGTTAAAATAATGGATATATTCAACAAAATATGATTacgtggacgaatatgatcCAAAAGTATAAAAGCAAAgacaaatatgattttaaaaaaataacgaaagataaatataaataattttgtttAAGTAGAGGATAAATATGACATTTTTCTTAGTAGTATAGTCAAAAGAGAAAAGAGGTCCATACATGTGAAAAAATGGTGGACTTATGGGGGAGGTGGTTAAAATGTACAGGTCAAAActacaaatatttcaaaatataaggTCTCGAAGCACAAATtcattcaatatatatatatatagatctcTATAGTAGTACTAGGTTAATGTCAGGCGCCGTGCGGCCAAACTACTTTCTATTATGTTTCCCTCTTCCATTCTTTTCTTCTACTtcttcttaatttatttattttagatagACATTTGAGATTGGCTCAAaaggatttttttatttattttcaaaaaaacgATTTtgatttgtgatttttttttcgaATTCATAAACTACCAACTCCAACACTTTGGAGATTTTCCCAGTGATGAATCATTTAGTAATCTGAAATGTTACATGATTGGTGCTCCCTTTTCCAAAAAGGTTGAGGAACCATTGTGGATACTAGGCATTCTGAgggacaattttttttattcactcTGAGAGTGAAGCTTTTTTTTCACAAATCGATAGTcacttaattaataattatcgTCTCAAAAAGTCAATTTATATGTCTCAACCCTCAACCCAATGATCACTTAATAATTAGTTATCTTTCTACGAGTTTCTATAGATATGGATATGTAAAATTTTGATTCTACTTACAGGTATACGGAGGAAAATCAAACTTCCCCCACCTCAACAAAGaaaattatttgttttagtgtttttttttccaacaattctttaatttcaatttttaacaGCATATCTTTAAAAACACAAGACGAAAGAACAATTTGATACATTTTTTATGTCTCTCTTTAGTGTAGATCACAAAATACATTTTACGTGTAAattttttgaacaattcaattgaAACTCAGTTGTACCAGTAGCTAAGCCCATGAGAGGTACATCCCTCGTTAAACTGTGCTCCCTTATGCAGTGAGCTCAATGCCATtgagaaaaattgaaaactagATTGAAGTCCCTGGTTTTTACCACCTCCATAGTCTTTCAATTCATTGTATAAAATTGCTACTACAGTCTGATAGACCAGAAATAGCATTGGCGTAAGCATCTCTGAACTTTTTAAGTTATCGCGCTAactgaattttaaaattttttgggATTGTATTGCATATCAAGTGACTAAGAACATgtgttaaaataataaatagatatggAATATTTGATCAAGTGTTTGCTTTCAGGTGAGCCACAATGCTTTTTTATCTGACAAATGTTCACAGATTTAATTTGTTTCTGATAACTGAAATAAGATGCCATCAATAGAGGCTGAAATTACAAACTATACATCCGTACATTTATTATGTTTCAAGTCAAGCGTAACCAAATAACCAAATAGCCAGTAGCAACAGCTCTCACAGTTtggcttgttcttgaatttgttcCTGTTCAAAGTATAATGAATTCAGAGAATGAGAGCAATTTCCTAGAGAAAATCTAGTATAAAAAAAAGGCAGCCCGGTgtactaaagctcccgctatgcgcagggtttggggaagggcccgaccacaagggtctattgtacgcagccttactttgcatttctgccagaggctgtttccaaggcttgaacccgtgacctcctagtcacatggcagcaactttaccagttactccacgGCATATGAAAATTCAACTAAAACACCCATAGCTTTTGATTGCAGTGCTGATGTCCAGAAGCACCAAGCACAATAAGGGAAAATAACCAAACGTGAATGGCATCTCACCTCTGTGACAAAGAAAGCATGGAATCCATAAGGAACTCTTTTTGGTAATTCGACAACTGCCACAGGCTCTGCGGACATTGTTTTTGCATCAATTACATTCACAGCTGACTTTCTGCATAATTTTTATAAGACAACGGTTCAGTCAAGGTGATTCTGTTTTAAATATCAGTTATAAACTTTGCATTCCCGCGAGTGCCTTAGAACTAAGATAGAAATATAATTGACAGGTCAAGGGAAATAGGGACATATGCCACTTTCAAGAACTAAGATAGGAATCTAATTGACAGGTCAAGGGAAATAGGGACATATGCCACTTTCAAGAATATCTAAATGAAGTCCAAAGAATATTATAACTAAATAGTGAATGCTCTTCTCCTGTACGCATTTTTCCAGCTATGCACATAACAAGGTGGACATGAAACAGACAATTGAGTATCATATGACCTTAAAAGCATGTAGCTTCAGTATATTTTGGTTGCAACACAAACACATTATGTTCTACAAATTATGTGGGTTCAATTGTTGGACGCAGCAAGCAATCTTAACTGACTCTCTGCCACTCTCACTTTAAACAGTAGAACAGAAGAAATTTTCCTTATTTCCTTAACATTCGGAAGATCACCAATGAAGAATGGTCTTTAGTGATATTCATGACAATGCAATAAAGAGAGTGGAAGACAAGGTACCCAGTGTTCTCATCATGAACGAAGAATATCAAGTAGCCATCATCCTCTTCACATTCTGTACCAGGCTGACTGGGAACAAATACAGCTTCCGAACCAAATCTGCCAGGCCCTAGATCAAAGATGCCTTGAACATTTCCTCCAACTTCAAGCTGTGATTTTCCAGTCTCTGGTTCAGCATGCAAATCAAATTTGATGATTCCAGTTACCTTAGCAATGCTGTTCAAAGTGGTTCCATATACATAACGCTGCTTCCTAAATTTCAACAGAGTTACTATTATTATACCAACATAAGACAGAGGCCTACTGAAAAAACTCTCAGTAAACTAGATCAAGCAATGAAAACCAAAGAACATAAAGCTAATACACAACACCTTAACACTcatgaataaaattaaaagCAAAATAGACAGATGATAAATGAAGGTGTTCATCACCCAGCATTTTATATGGCGAATACTTATGCTACGTTGATTGGAAAATGCCTGATAATTTTAAAGATACGAGAGCTGACCTGCCAGTGTAGTTCTCATTGATCCTTGGAAAATCAACAGCAGACTCCGATAGTTTCTTCTGTGAAGCTGCACCACTCTTCATGTTAAATCTCATTTCGTATCTGTAAAAACAGAACCCTGATCAAGAATTGTGGCAGATATAATCAAGGTCAATTTAGACAATCGTTGTCAGAGTCTCCTAACAGCTCATTGCAGAAATTCTCAAGCTTTTCTTTAACGGCTCCATTGACCATGTCTAGGTCTGGATTCATAAGGCGGCAGGTGATCAGCACCACTTCATCTCCCTCCTCCCAAGCATTGGCTGgcaaataatcaaaatgataaCACTActcagaaaaaaagaaaagaaaaaaagaagacaatTGAAAGTCACAAAATATTTGGGAGAATATTCATCATGATTGAGTTAGTCAAGACAACAATTATGGATACCGTGTGAGAGTATTCTCATAGATTTTTCTTTCTTGATAGTAGAATATTTTCATCACTTTTATTTTAGTTAAGAATCTAATACTTAAAGAAAATTTCATTATTCTCTATGTTATTTTGACAAAAGTTTTCCCTCTCCTTGCATCTTGAAATGGTACTCGAGCCCCTACAATCTTAGTAGAAGCATAAGTACTTTTTGCTACTAGTGGCCGTCCTTACGCTGCACCCAGCTAAAGCTTTTTATAAATCTTGTCTCTTTCTGATCATTCTAACAGCAGAACTTATTTATCACAACCCTTTCTGTGGCACCACACCTCTTTTTCTTTATCCCTTTACTATATCAGCGTCTGCCATCAAGTTCCTTATCTAGACATTGAATTTTTCTGCAATTATTTGAGAGAAATCTTcatctcttattttttttttcatgatatCATAGTTCGGATGTTACCTTCTCTGAACAACTTCAATAGTTGTCCAGCAAGTCTTTGTtacttttttcttcattgtactTGTAAGGGCATTGACCACATCATATTTTCTGTGATTGTTCTTGTAACTTTTTCATCTACTCTACAGTCACCAATTCAAAAGAAGCTACATTATTCTGAAGATTTCCACCACTGTACCTCCTATGGCTGACTGATAATAGATTTATTTTCATTGGTGTTATACGAAAACATTTTCTCTTACTTTGCAGTGATCAACGATTTTTTGAAGGAAAGAATTCCAGCAGTATGTCTTTTTGGTTATTGTTCACTATTTCAACAATGCTATCCAAACAACTGTTTATTGCTTCAATGATCTTCCTTAGTAGCTACGTTTTCAAAATAAACAAACTCAACTTGGCTCACCTTTAAGATTTCAAGAGAATCATTAAGAATATTGTATAGGATATTTTTAATGATTAAATTAGAAAAGagaattgattaaaaaaattgcgCAAGATATACTTAATAATTACGTCATAGTTAAGAGTTCCAAAAATTAGAAAATGTTTCTTATTTCATGTAAGCTCAACACACCTACATACCTACATAAGAAACTCCTGTGTTGTTAAAACCAATTTCAAGAGAtatctctcttctttttctccttcACAAAGACATACTGAAGTATATCACATTGTATAACTAAAGTATTACCTATTGTGACAAAcagaaatttatgaaaaaagaatagaaaacaATGCTtccaaaaaaaggaaagaaaaacgGGTTTCAACAATAGGTGTTCTTTCCAATACAGTAAGTTGTGCATATGTATAGCACTTAAACAAGAAATGCTTCCAAAATCTGCATTGCATGTACTGTCGGCACATGTTCATTCtatctatgcaaaatatgaacTTTCAACCGcccaattatttttaaaaatgtaatgtTTTATCTATACTCATAAATGAGAATCTGGTGACTCAACTCAATTTAAATGTAATCTGGttccaaaagaaaaatattcttttacTATGAACTTTCTTATTCACAGATTATTTCCTTTACAGGATTATCAATCAAAATTGATGCCTACTAAGCTATGTTGCTCAGACTCAGGTGAGGGTATCCAGTCCGGGTGCAGATTCTTCATcacaataattttaaaatttgggtGCATGGATCCGAGTGCGGATACGGGTGTTTGGATGCGGCCAATAAATGTATATTACAACATATAAAGTATAAATCTTAATTAGTTAAAGTTATTCAACTAAAACTAataaattttattctttataaacaccaatattttattcatatacgtatatatatatacgcacCCATACCCATTTGCTCTATACTTCTCAGTCATAGAATGTAGTCAAAGTACCCAAGGTAAGTTCAACAAATACACTATGGATACCACACCCACACCCATGCCATGTCTATATGGGTGCCACAGAGACTTTGAAGAGTTTGGTGCAACATCGCTATTAAGTGCTGCATGCATGTGAGACGTATTGGCTAGTTACCAGCTTTTCTGTTCAGGGTAGAACAATCTTTATACTTTTCAAGGAAGACAGACCACAAAGTTGCTTACCATTGTGAAATATGAAGCAATTAGGAAGCTCGAACCACTTGATTAGGGACTCATTGTTTGCATATCGTGCAAGGACTCCAAATCGAGCCTTTTTAGTAGCATCAAAGGTAAAAGCCAACTTATTGTTTTTCACCATGTCCTGAAtagaaaattcataaattagtcatttcacatgtgaAAGAATCTGATGATACAACCAAAATCTTAATACAATGGATGGAATAGCCCAAAACTTTAATAAACTTTTTTGGAAGCCCTAACACAACTCATGTAAACAAATATAAACTCAACACACTCCCTACAAGTAACCTGATTATGGGGTTCACACGTGAACTTTATTACAGACTTATGGATATGAGCTTTGGGTCTACCAATGGTTGGCTCTAGTACCATGTGAAAGAATCTGATCATCCAAACAAAATCTGAAGGCAATAGATGGAGTAACCATGACCTTGATAACTCCTTCAGAATGCCTTCCACAACCCATGTTTACTTCAATACAGTATTTCAATATTTCAAAGTTCAATTCACTTTCTTATAGTTCTTTAAATGTACAGTTCACTACCATAATTTCTCATCACATACTTTGGATACAAGAAGAATAAAAGTAAAGAACAAAGTTACCaagtacaaaaaaaaagaataaaagtaAAGAACATGCATATGAGCTGAATTTCAATATGTAATATCTGTAGAAGCACTAGAAGACTCCCCTTCCCCCCTAAATCTTCTGAGTGTAATAAATGCAACCAATCATGATTTCTATTATGAAATATTTGGACAAACAGTTACCTACGAcgactttttttttaaaaaaaaaaccagAAGTCCACAAACTAGAAACCTTTCTGCAGTTCTCTCCTATAGAACTCCAACTGATGTAACGAAACTTAACCTCTCATTGATTCAATTGTTGAGCAAGATGTTTCATCTTTTAAAAGCTTACTTAATTCCGATCAACAGAGGAAAACTGATAAACAAGAGCAATCAATAAATTGTGGGCTATAGAAGTTTCATACCTTCGGACGAAAACACAAAGGAAGATCCATCATAATTGCATAATTTTCAGTAATAGCAAAATCATGCATCATGATAGGCTCTGGTATTGTTATTGGGACTGGGTCCTGCATAATTCCATCCTTTGATATAACCCTATAAGTTATGTAAGGTGGGGTGTGAGCGTATCCAAAGGTAAACATCTCACCTGCATGTAACATTTCAAAGTCAAACTCAAGCTACCTACACAAGACTGAGAAACTCATACTTCAAACTTGTAATCCAATTTTAGATCTTTAGCTCTCGCTTCTGAACGCTGAACCTTGAACTAAGATTTAATCAGTCTCACAGAAACACAACATAAGCACATGACTGGTATCAGCGATAATATAGATTGACTATCACTGGATAGTTAATGCAGAGTAAGAAGTTAAAGTCAGGATCCTAATATTGTGCCAACGTACATGGACAACTGTATGAACCGATGGACTTACCAGCCTTGATCTTTACAAAGGGCAATGCTAAAACACCTCTCATTCTTCTTACTTTTTCAATATGAAAATGTAAAAGTGTTGTCTTTCCACCTGCACTACAACCCAAAGGAAACCATGCTCCCATCTTCGGTTCACCACCCTACCCTCAATTCCAAAATCAGCTTGCAATGGAATTTAGTTGTTGAATTGATGTGACGAATTCGTTCTGTGTTTGGAAGAAAATAgagttttccttttttgtttatTAAAAATCAACATCACAACTAACACCCTGGCAAGCCAGGCATCTATATTGAGGAAGGTAAATGAGAAAAGAAGGCTGAACAGATGTCTCAACTAAAGGAGGTTATGCAGTTGCAGGATTATAGTTTTAGTTACAATTATTAGAAGAATATATGTAATGGTATTTCTTTCATCAGAAAGTATTTGGGTAGCAAAATTTAAGGGCAAACAATTTGAATTTACAGATAATGACATGCAGAACTAGGATGATTGCTCTCTTACCAGTTACAGGATCAACTTTTGGATGGGCAGTGAAGGAATGTGCCAATCTTTTGTCATAATCCAGCATGCCAAGTGTTTGAAGATCTCCATCCTCTAGAACTTTAAGTGCATCTGTGTGGCATACACTTAGTATCAAAGCAATAAAATGCAATGTACCTATAATCTAAATCCTTGCAGGAAACTGTATTAACTACTAATACTTGTGCTCTGCCCAGACAAGAAAAAACTTCAGATTACAGTTTCACTATTTAATTGTGCTAGATACAATGAAAAAAATGGTGAAGGGAAAATAACACCTACTCAAGGGCTTGCACATCAAAATCATA
This window encodes:
- the LOC129886968 gene encoding nuclear transcription factor Y subunit A-7-like isoform X1 → MPTIAKHDGRQLETGLRITSQSTTQMQPWWQGYGDNTMPLPSENAVTQGKSEGGNEGKETKALAMESGSDGNNEQYKQHLNHFSPATSAIMAEQQKELTGHSAMLASYPYPDMQYGGMMTYGAPVHPHLFEIHHARMPLLLDMEEEPVYVNAKQYHGILRRRQIRAKAELERKAIKARKPYLHESRHQHAMRRARGSGGRFLNTKKLNDMDCTREETKKYGATIPTHSGNSSGSVSSDQGGKEGPTVQDMHKGHSHSFSTGNGHGSSVYFAQSTGSEQGNGHYGRGSWSLLVNQASRGAASSN
- the LOC129886970 gene encoding carotenoid 9,10(9',10')-cleavage dioxygenase 1-like translates to MGRKEDDGVERIEGGVVVVNPKPRKGLIAKAIDLLEWGIVKLMHDSSNPLHYLQGNFAPTHETPPLNDLVLQGRLPECLNGEFVRVGPNPKFAPVAGYHWFDGDGMIHGLRIKDGKATYVSRYVRTSRLKQEEFFGGAKFMKVGDLKGLFGLFTVYMQMLRTKLKVLDISYGNGTANTALVYHHGKLLALSEADKPYALKVLEDGDLQTLGMLDYDKRLAHSFTAHPKVDPVTGEMFTFGYAHTPPYITYRVISKDGIMQDPVPITIPEPIMMHDFAITENYAIMMDLPLCFRPKDMVKNNKLAFTFDATKKARFGVLARYANNESLIKWFELPNCFIFHNANAWEEGDEVVLITCRLMNPDLDMVNGAVKEKLENFCNELYEMRFNMKSGAASQKKLSESAVDFPRINENYTGRKQRYVYGTTLNSIAKVTGIIKFDLHAEPETGKSQLEVGGNVQGIFDLGPGRFGSEAVFVPSQPGTECEEDDGYLIFFVHDENTGKSAVNVIDAKTMSAEPVAVVELPKRVPYGFHAFFVTEEQIQEQAKL
- the LOC129886968 gene encoding nuclear transcription factor Y subunit A-7-like isoform X2 — protein: MQPWWQGYGDNTMPLPSENAVTQGKSEGGNEGKETKALAMESGSDGNNEQYKQHLNHFSPATSAIMAEQQKELTGHSAMLASYPYPDMQYGGMMTYGAPVHPHLFEIHHARMPLLLDMEEEPVYVNAKQYHGILRRRQIRAKAELERKAIKARKPYLHESRHQHAMRRARGSGGRFLNTKKLNDMDCTREETKKYGATIPTHSGNSSGSVSSDQGGKEGPTVQDMHKGHSHSFSTGNGHGSSVYFAQSTGSEQGNGHYGRGSWSLLVNQASRGAASSN